The genomic segment CCGGTCCTCCATCACTGCGGGGACCACCCAGCCTCTGAGGCCCCAATACCCGGCCTGAGCGGCAGGGGAGCGGAGAGGAGGAGGGCCGCTCCCGCACGGCTCCGCAgcggcccggggccgggcccttACCGATGCGCCGCACGTAATGTGTTGCAGGAAGTTTCCACGCTCTCCCGTTTAATCCGTGCAAAGGGGGGTTGGAGAGGAGCGCGGCTGAATAGCGATGGcagggggcgggcggggagaAGAAGGAGGCGGTAGCAGCAGCGGCcgtgtttaattttttaattaggGCGGTTTGAGCATCTCCCGGCGGGGCCGCATCGCCGGGTGGCGAGGGGAGCCCGGGcgagccgcgcccgccgcccgggACCAGTCCCCCGGGGCCGGAGCTGTGCGAGCCGTCGGGGCTCCAGCCGGGGCTTTCGACAGCTGGCGAAGCGGGCCCGAAGCCGCGGAAAGCTCCGCGGAGAGCTCCGCCGCCATGGGCAGCGCGGGCGCGGAGGAGAAGGGTTCGTAgcgcgggcggcgcggcgggccggggcgggcggggaggcgcggcggggccgACCTTGCGgcaccgcccggcccggcccgcaccTCCCTGCGGGCGAGAGGCACCCCTTGGGGGACGGGGGGGCGGTCGGCCGGGCGAGAGGCACCCCTTGGGGGACGGGGGGGCGGTCGGCCGGGCGAGAGGCACCCCTTGGGGGACGGGGGGGCGGTCGGCCGGCCGAGGGAGGGTAAACGCGTAAATCTGCCCTCCCAGGGAAGCGGGGCCGATGAAAGTGAAGGCTGTGCGTGCAATCCTACAGCAACAATTGCTTTGCAGGTGCTCGGTCTCTCGGAGCCTCCATCCCCGGGAAAGCAGGCGACACTTTTCCACGGTCACAAGCTAAGGATAATGCTAGTGAAcgttttgttttcctgcctctttATACTATCCAAATCTAGACCACATATATGAATTCACAGCACAGGAGCTCTTGTCCAATGGAGACTCCAGGCCTGTGTATTTACTaagaataaaaatctcatttctgcAATTCTGAAGGCTGGAAATGTCactgcctggctgctgcttctttgcagCGGAATGTCATTTATGTGAAAAAGTGTTGCCTGCACCCTGAGTTATTGTGCTGCAAAAACAGTGCCTGTTTTTGTGGGGCTTCGCTATCCTTGCAGAACAGTTAGCCATGCCTTCATTTGCGTCATGGGCGTCCATGCCCTGGCCTTCCTACTTTGCACCTCCCTGTATGCTGTCTTAGAAACCTTACCCTGAAGAGACAGTCTTCTTCCCAGCAATTCAGAGAATACAGGCATGCAATGTGCACATGAGCATGACAGGTTGGCTGTGTGGTCACAGAGCtgtttttgcagcatttctgaCCATGTGTTGTTAACTCAGATAGCTCAGACCCCTTGGAGAATTCCAAATTCGTGCTGATTTCTATTTCATTAGGTCTTCATTGCTAATCCTTTTACCCTACCACCTCCTATGCCCAATTCCTGTAATACCATTCCTTGACTACAGTTCAGTTTCTTTGACCAGATAGTTAAGTGCAAATGAGGTGCTTCTGAACTCCCAGAGGATGCCTGTTTATGTCCTTAACCACACCAACACTTTTTCAAGTCAGGTTTGCTGTCACTCAAATACAAGCCAGGGACTGAGGCTATTTGAAGTACCTTCAGAATGACCAGATCCATGAACCAGCAGCTGGGCTACAGACATCCAAGGGGAGAACAGATGGCAACTGATTTAGTCCATTTTGTTAACACACTATCATTTATGAAGTGAGTTTTCAGGCACCTGAGGCTTAATCATGCCAAGAGGATGAATGCTCCCAGCTTGAGCAGACATTAAAGGTACTCATTTCCAGTACTaagccattaaaataaaaaaaccccaaacctataGGGGGTTCTATGACGGAAGGACTGAAGCCAAAATACAAGGAAGATTATTGAGGTAGTCTTTATTTAACACATACTAGCTACTTTCTTAATCTTCTCAGTATCTCTGAAAACATGAGGGTAAAGGCTACGTCTGAAAAACGTGACACCTAAACCACCAAAGAGCTAGGCCTAGGATCTTCAATCCACACCAAACATTGGCAGAGTTGGGCTGGTGATGCTGCTAGAATAAGAATTTTAACATCTTTCTTTCAGCTGCCTCACAATACTTAGTGCGCATGGTGTTCCCCTTCATCTTCCATAGGTGCAGCCAGTACCCCCCAGCGCATACCTCTGTTTTCCTTACCTCAGTGGTCTATCTGCTAAGCTATTTTCCTCGTTCCTATTTTCTCTAGGACTCCAGTTGTTTCTTCTGGCCTCACGAGGTCCTCCAACGGCCTTTTATTTCACAGCAGGATGTTAAGGAGCCAGTGTTTTTGTATGGGCAATGAATCAAAGGATGAGTAGAGTCTTGACCTATAAAAGTCATCAAGAGACATCAGTCTGAGGCCAGCCCCTACAAAATGACTCTACAGATTCTAACTGATACAATGCCTGCCCCCATCATACAGCCCTAAAGGTTATCTTCAAGGATTTTTGGATCCAGGCCATGTTAGTCAGCATTCACAGTCTTCTGACTCACAACTTGACACATacactgcagcaaagaaaggatATCTGACTAACTGGGAGAGCACATTGAACCTGTATACAGCACTAAAATGTGAAAACAATAAAAGGGCACTCAAGGTCAGTCTTGGTACCACAGTTTTGGGGATACCTAATTAGAGCAAAATGTTCTGTGAACTTTTAAGGCTTCAATTACAATTTCTGAAATTCAggacaaggaagaaaacacaaagctgCATATTAGAGTTTTCCAGAACTAATCCCCCCACAAGCAAAATGCCCACTGTTTTTTCATGCCACTGTTTCAGCCAAACTCTTGCCAAATAAGACTAAGATATCCATTTCTTACCACTCCATGTTTCAGCGTCAGTCAAGCTTTGCAGAGATCTGTCCCATAACATCTCCTGACAAGCACATAATGTACGAACAAATCCCACTAATTCCAGTGTGTAACCTGCAAAATTAGTAAGACAAAGTCATATTCTTGGAATATGACGCTATGGTGAAGAAATGTCACCTCAAACACATATGTATTTCTCTGGACTCAGCTTAAATGCAGGGCTCTCCATGGCCAGCCTATCCCTAAGATTTTTCTCCATGTCTTTCAAGATAGCAATCAGGTTTTTTGGGTCTGGCTTTCCCAGGTAGTGGCTACATATAATTTTCCCATATAagcctttaatttaatttttataaccCAGTGTCCTAGGACTTCtggaaggtaattttttttccttgactgtCACAAATCAACTGATTTGTGACAAATTTGTGATGTTaactttctgtgatttttttttccctacataAGGTCAAACTTAATAGAAAAATTGGAAGTATGCCCAATGAAAAGCCATACAGCAGGTGGGCTTTATCTAtgatatattttcagaaaataaatattgattGTTGTTGACATTATTTCTAATTCCCATAGGCTATATCTGGATCTTTTCTCCAACTTAACAGGAATTAAAACAGCATGGCCCAAAGAGCAGAGTATCATTCAGAACAAGGAAGGATCTCATACACAGCTGTATAGAATAAACAGATCGTTGGTTGTTACGCTCTGGCAAGTGTGTAAATACTGTAACAGGAAACCGTATTATTTAATACCTACTATATTGAGGGTTACcgcaaaaagaaaaagacttgtGCCTTGCCCttttaattcttgttttaaaattttcattctttagGATAATATTCAAAAATCCCACAGATTTTGATGTGAGAAAGGAGACACCAAACAAGATAAAAGTTCCgtccacttttttcttctcaggaataccaaatcttatttttactttttctgttgttgttaaTTGTAGGCTGACTCAGGGTATGGCTACTTTCAGCCATGACTACGGTACAGAGTAGAGATACTGGAGCTCCCGTTAAACTGGCTAGCAGCGCAGGTACCTGAAGCAGCGTAGCCATGGCAGCACAGAGTACTGAGTGGCCTAATTACTCTGCCATGAAATAAAAGGATACTGGGAATTCCCTGGGGGAAAAGACAGTTGAATTGTTAACAAAAAGAGTTTTCCCCTGAGGCGTGTTAGTTAAATAGGTGTTAACAAGAGCCAAAAAACCTCAAGCTCCAAACTTAgaataaaaatgcctttgtcCTGTGGCACCTCTGATGTCCCAGTCCTTCCAATTCTCCTGCTGTCTatacagacaaaagaaagaTGCGATTTCAGTATCTGATGGGAAAcctaaaataaagcaaaacgATTCCCACCCCCAACTAAAATCTATACATAAGATCTCcttaaaaagacaaacacagAAGTCTCTCCTGGCTGGAAACACACAGAGCTCTCCTGGTGGCAATGGCAGGGTGGAGATGCTCGAGcatcctgcctccacagggtCAGTCCCCTGAGTGCCATGAGGAGCATGTTCAGACCTGGTGTTTACTATGCCTGTAAAAATGGCTGgatatgtatgtatttaatgGTGGAGAAGAAACAAATGAGAGCAAGATTTAGGGGAAGGGAATTTTACTTCTGTTatctcttctcccaccagtcTTTCCTCATACACAAGAGTGGACATGTATAGAGGAAAGTGAAGGAGCAGTTTTACCAATATGCTCACTTACTTACAATCTCAAAATGCACTCAGCgtatttctgaaaatggagCCCAAGATTTTACTAAAATTGCACacacaatgttttattttacaagttGGATCTATTTATTTAGATTTGTAAGCTAAATTACATGAGCAAAATCCACATTATTTGGCTGAAACTCCCTTTGAGGTCAATGCCAGTTTAACTAGTTTAAAGACTAAGGTGTAAagccatttcagaaaacataCTGGTTTCTCCAGGTGGAGACCTTGGTGAGTATTGCCCAATCAGAATCTGTAGGCTTGTGCTCAATCTGACAAAACACTGTTTGCAACAGCCATGTGCTGAAATtgctctgttttgcagagatagaaaagccagaaaattgTGAGTTTGCTGTCTCGTAACAGAGGCCAATAAGTGGATGGTGTGTAGAGGCTAAAAGTTGCAATTTAATCACATTAAtttaaatgtggaaaaaaacccaggacaCTACTAAAATCCAAGCTggttttcatttccaaatgTTCATATGCTACAGCTCAGATATACACACCCCATTTAGACCTAACCAAACCAATTCTACTTTTCTATGCAGGCAAAGAAGCAAAAGAGGTGAAAAACCCATGGAGTCACCAGGATGTGATGCCCAATGATGAGCAGTAATTACTGCAGCAACGCTTCAGCCAGCATGAGTGTCAATGAAATGTCTGCCTTCCCTCTGACTTTAGAGCAAAAAACTGGCTTTGCCTTTGTGggtattttgtgtgtttttttgggACTTCTAATTATCAGATGCTTCAAAATCTTGCTAGACCCCTACAGCAGTATGCCTTCTTCTACGTGGGAAGATGAAGTTGAGGGGTTGGATAAaggaacatttgaatatgcTCTTGCATGAAAACTCACAGAATATCCTGCCTTAAATTTGATGTTGATTTCATTTTGGAAACCAATTGTTACATTTGTTATACATACCTGCATTTTGGAGATAGGTTGGTGGCATCcattttgttaaataaatatttgttgcAAACTCAGAAGGCACTTCATGTTGCTTTTATTTGAGGAACAGTGGAATGGTAGATAAGAAATGgttaacagcaaagaaatactACAATAAACAATTCACTAGAAAGTTACCATGGCCAAAAGGTATTTTAAGAATCAGATGATATCTGTCCCTTCAGAGGAGGATCTCATTTCTATTGTGTCTTATGATAGGCTGGAGAGAAAGGTGAAGGACAAAGGACAGGCTCATGAATGGTGAATGTTTAAGTGGTAACTTGGTaactccctcccctcctcatTTGACACAATTTTCTGAAGCTCAGAGACTGTGCTTGTACACTGAGAATACAAAAGTGGAGGACAACAAATGGTTTTGGCTCAGAGGAGGTGCCTGCAAGAGGTTAGTGTCCATGTTGCTGAGGTGAGAGGAACTAGGGTTGGTCCATGCATTACCAATAATAAGGAACTAACGGGAAAGCTAAAGATCACATCAATTGCTAACTCACCTCTCACCTTCCAAGAAGAGCAGGTACTATACCACTGACTGTGTTTATAAGGAAAGTGTATGTTGCTTCTCCTGTGTGATGCTTTATGTAGTCCTCTGCAAACAGTGCgtagttttatttcttcctgctcATATGAGAGTATTTTTTTGATAGGCCTCCTTTATCCTACTCTACAGTAGCAGGAAGTCAAACAGAATTAGtggaagggaaacaaacatCATTAAGGAAATTTTTGATTCTACAAACATTCAGCAATACAAAATATATTAGCTGCTCGGAACTCCAGTCGGAACTAACACCACCACCGTCCCAGTTCACCAGTGTCTCCCTGTCATTAAAAGTTTTAGGTGAACGAGAAAAAGTAAACATTAAAAGTAACCAATCTTACAATCTAGCTGAATTGGTCAAGGCATGCCAATTTTTTACTCCACTTGGTTACAGAAAATGATTCCATTTAAACTGGAACTTAAACCGTCTGGTTAACAGCTCCCAGCAGTAATTACACCAGCTTGGCAAGGCCAAAGCAGAGACGGTCATGCCGCATACCCATTTGTACCCAGCCCCCGAACGGGACAGGAGTCCAAAGCTGACTGGAGATCTCTGTactctccagcccctctccaCAGCTGGTTCTTCTGTCTGTGCTTCTACAACTGTGCACAGTGTATGATCTGGACTGTCAAACTGAAGAATTGGTCATAGGAGATCCTATCAAAGCAGAAGAACTAATAGTGAAAGCAGAGACCCAGAGAATCTGAGTATTCAAGGTCACCCTCATATAAACAGCTGTTTAGCAAGTGTGACAGTAGTTGACAGAAATTCAATTCCATTTTTAAGAAGGTTGGCATCAGAATTTTAAGCACTGTCACTTTCGCTAAACAGCTCTGTTTGTAACGAGGAGCAAAGACAAGGAGATCAGTTACagcagtttgtttcttttgcatgtaTTCCGAGAAATAAGTTTTGTCCCTTTTGCCCTATATACTAGGCAGAGGCAGCCAGTGGAACAGCAGACCTCAAGTGCCATTTGGAACATGAAATACTTGATTGTATAGGGAAGGACATGAATCTCCTGTCCGAAGACTATGAGAGGAATGGCCAACACTAATCTACACTGGCTACTTGAATTATAAAACATAAACAATTTTGTGAATGTAAGAgcttttaaactgctgcagatTCTGCGTAAGAAAAAATTCCAGACCTTCAGAGATTCAGTATATTGCATTTACCCTCATTAATTTAATCACAAAATCAAAGGTAGGTATCAATACAGTGATTCACATGATCTGTTGTTGCTGGATAAGATCATCCAGTGCAGAGACCTGACACTGTCATTCTTTTTACATACACCTAATCAGCACAGCTGGGCTCTGTGCTGTCAGGTTAGAGTGCTGAAGGTACTTAATTATCTGGGTTAAATATAGTTCAGTTATCTCTAAACTACACAGCAAACATACCCAAAGAACCCTGATACTGTCTTACTGCTTTTGTTCTTGACCCAATCTATTGCTGGAAGCAATTATCAAATCCCCTTATGATTACAAAGCTTCATCATTTCCTGCCCACCCTTCTCTGCACCCCTAAAAGACAAGGGAGTCAGCCTTCCCAGAAAGAATAcacagaatataatttttcaaaggttttCCTTAAATATACAGAGTAAAACTTTGAATGGGGTTATAGTTCAAAATGGTTCAAAAACATATGTAGGTCAAAGGGACCCACCAATGACTGATCTCGCTGACTTCATTGGAATCTCTTCTGCATAAAATGCGCTGAGCAGAAGCCTGAAATCTTGTTATCTTCATTACTATATatgcagaactgaaaaatagagaGATCATGATCAGTGCACAGAATCAGGCATAGCTGGGAGGGAAATGGAGAtaacaaaagtattttcaggCCCCCTTAGAAATTTTGCAATACCATAAACCCAGTAATTATAATGGATAGGTACATTTGCTGGTTAATAGTTAACAAGTTAGAATGCATGTTCTAAATCACCATctagaaatgttttgaaagagaGGGATTGGATGGTCTATCCAGTATATtaagcaggagaaaaatctgGCCAATAAGGCAGAGTCTGTAATGCCTCAAAGAGAGGGACAGACTCTGCATGACAAAGAGGCAGACTGTCCTTCCCTAAAAACACAGGACTGAATGGTAAGTTAAATTATCCTGAATAAGGTAAACTGGATTATTTATGCGTAATGCTAGAATACTAAACACAAAATTAATGGCAAATAACAGTTAAGAGACCTCTGGAAATGCACTGtgaaaatcaaattattattttcaagaacagcagaaaggtaagagacttttcttttcctagcaAAATAGTAATATTATGGAAATAAGACAGTggaattatagaatcattttACTTGGTAGCAAAAGTCTCATTGTCATCAAAGAATCAGGATTTCATTCAGTCATGGAGATGGAAACAAACCTAGTTTCACTGACTTTAATGACAGAAGATTTGTTTTTGCTCCTTCATGCCTGAAGATGAAACACTGCCTTACAACTTTAAAAGgctgaaggaaacagaatacTATCTATGATCGAAATgtgtagtagtagtaataataataatattgatCATCTAAACCCAGTACaagtaaaataaactaaataaatgCAACATGTTGCTGTGATGCTTACAGAACATTAAGCAGGAAACCCAACATAAATATGAGGGGGTTATAAAGTGGTATCATAGCAGAGAGGTGACAGCAGAATATTATCTATAGCTGATGGAAGAAGTGAGAAAATATACTTTAGCTATATCTCATGCTGAAAATGAAGCACATTTGATTATCAGCTcttcaaattgtaattttgatatgtgattttagagaaaattTAAATTGCCGAGGTATAAATACTGATGCaatattttatctttcagtGCCAAAGGGCCAAATGCATTTCATAAAATCACTGAGAaatttaaagtggaaaaaatctcTGGAGGTCCTCTAGTCCAACTTCTTATGAAAgcacaaaacttaaaaaaagtatCTATTAGGCTTATTTACCCACATTTTCCATTCATATATTCctttatatagatatattttgtTTCGAAAACTTTCTGCTTTTACATACACTTGCAGAGTTTCCATGTCTAAGCATGGTCTGTTTTAATCAGTTTGAACAGACCTGGACTCCTACTGAATTATACAGGTCTACACAATCACACTCCCTTATCTCCTTAGAAGTATGTTTCAAGACATATGGATTGCCGTTGTTTCAATAGCTCATTTCAGGGCCATCGATGCCATCCTGTAAGTTGCTGCAAAGGTACTTAACCCACTAAAGGCCTTAAATATAAGTACCCCTTTTGctcttggggtttttgtttgcttttttggtttttttgaggggggtCTGTGTGGGAAAGTGGAGGTGGGAAGCAGCTATCATATGTTCATCTCATGACATTCaacaagaacaaatgcaaatCCTGCACCTTGGACAGACTAAATCCCTGCACCATACAGGCTGGGGCCTCACTGGCAGGGAGCAACTCTCCTGTAAGAGACCAGGTGAGCAGCAGGCTACAGAGGAGTCAGCACCACGCCCTGGGAGCAATGAAGGTGAACAGTGTCCTGGGCTGTGTTAACAGGACCATAGCCAGTAGGTCAAGAAAAGTGATCATTCCCCTCTATTCAGCACTCATCAGACTGCACCTGGAGCCCAGTTTTTAAGTTTGTCTACCTGTCCATCCCACCTGCCCATGTAAGAAAGATGTTGATAAACTTGTGTGTCTGTTGGAGGGCCACCAGGATGGTCAGGGGTAGGAGGATCTGCCCTGTAAGGAAATGGGACTTGTTTaaccagaagaagaaaaggcattaGGGGAACCTAAGCAGCCCCCCCAGTACTTACGAGGAGGTTACTGACAAGGCAGAGCCATGCTTTTTACTGAAGTGCAGAGCAGGAGAGTGAGACGACGGTCATAGAGTGACACATGGAAGGTTCCAACTGGACAtacggggaaaaaaaacacactatGAAGACAATTAAGTATTAGAATAGGCTGACAAGCCAGGTTGTGGAATCTGTCCTTGGAGGATGTCAAGAGCTGACTGGTGAAAGCCCTAAGCAACCTGATTTACATTCAGTGTTCCCTCTGCTTTGAgtgggaggttggactagataagCTCCCAAGGTCCCCTCCAACCTGCATGACTCTATGTCTTGCTACAATTTCTTTCAAATCATCTTAAAGGGTGTTTTGAGTGTAGAAATGTAAAATTGAGTGTAAAATTCTATGAACCTTCCAATGCCTAGGACTATTGTTAATGTTTCTCAGTAATTACTACTTTACCATAGCCATTTATTTCCTCCATTATAATTTAGGAAGCCCAGTGCTATTTTTGGATCTGTTTCAGTTGTCTATTTATTCCTTCATactacattaattttatttacataaaaatgaacaatttgCTATATCTTAATTACCTGCTCATAAATTGCTACCATCCCGGAACTACTGAAAACTTAAAGCCTAGCTTTTgtagttaattttaaaaaaattattttattcaagcTTTTCATGCAAATTTAATTCTAGACTATGAGAGAAGTATACATGGTATCATAATACTTAAGTGGAACATAAACAGTAAATGGACTTCATGGAATCTTGTGTCACATCCCTTGTACTGCCTACCCTTTCACTGTCTTCAATTAAACATTacattattaaaagaaataccataTTTGAGAATCGATTTTAGGTACTTAGAATCTGATCCAAAGCCCATTTTATATAGATGATGTTGCGAATCCTGATTTAGGATCCTGCTGACTGTGCCAATTTGTTGCAAATCCTAATTTAGGAATCTGCCGACTACGCCAATTTGTCATGAATGGCTGATTTAGAtcgcttaaagaatcaccatcaaagCTATTtagcaaaagtggttttaatgCGATGTTGTAAAAGTGCGACTTAACAACGTtcaatggcaaggttcactctattactgTATGGCACAATCATTTGAACAATGACTCAAAACCACCAAGGCACAAATCAAAGTTACCGTACAAGGTTATGCGCGATATCGGTCGCTTACCAAAGATCCGCTGTTGGTAAAAGGTCTCTTTGCCTCGAGGAGCAAGCTTGAGAGGCATCCCAGCTCAGGGGGTTATCACCGCCATGCAGCCAGGCTGgctagcagggagagctcaaagaaggctcacttaggctgtcatatttatggaaTAAAGTGGTTGGCTTTTAGTCAAACTACATgagatgggaaaggtatgcatgagactcctcGTACCCAcaactttctttgttccttgataaatgagtcttggaaaagccacctgCTATTCATGTGTTAATTGCATGATTggtgttccaagctcatatgcatcgatgctcactgtgtcactctgctcctttgggggttttcagagaacagattgaaacTAGAGGAGTTCATGGCCCGGCTATGGCTCAGGCCTTGACCTCCTTTGGAGCCTGTACCAAACTACCGCTAGTTTTGTTAAGGAGTTGAGTGCATCCGTCACAAATGGAAAAATCCCCATAAACTCAGTCTTTGACTCAACTATTTTTTTACTCAACGAGTCATAGGATGACAGTCTCATGGATATTGGGTGAGGCGGGGGAGAGCTTACAGTGGAAAATTTATCTGACCGTGCAAGTTAACagaaatttctttatattttttatgGCAGAAACACAGCGGAAAACATTAGGAAGACTGCTTAAAGATTTCAAGAAAAATTTCTCAGAACTTCTTTACTCTAAGAGCAGATTTCATATGCAACAGCACTACACCCTTTGCTGTAGCTGCAACTAACTAGCTGCAGCCACAGAAGAGTAAACGGAGCAGTGACCTACGTCTTGGCATCCCTGAAGATGTCAATGAATAATTCGCCAAATGTATTCTTGGATCCAAATGCAAATCGGTTTCAAGTTAACATAATTAATGAAAGCCATGACAACAATGAAACATCCCAAGAGGATGTGGGCTCTGACCCACCACATTATGAAGAAACCTCTTTTACTGAGGAAGCACATAACAGACTGAGAATCAGTTACAGACcaggaaaaagagaattatATGACAATTTCCTTCaaaatggggagaaaacagaagctaGTTTACATCCCTATGATACTCACACTAAAATGTATTATCTACAAACTTTCGGCCATAACACAGTGGACCCAGTTCCCAAAATTGATTATTATAGAAACACTGGCAGCGTCAGTGGGAATAAACTCAGCAGACCAAGCTTATTAGAAATTCATGAACAACTGGCAAAGGTAAGTGGAAAGGAAAGATAGAAATTGTCTCTATTCCATTTCCAGGCTATTAATTCTGTTTATTAATATGAAAAAGTCCTTAAATTCATGGACCTTGCCCAAGAGAAAAAAGTACAAGTAATCACTTACCGTATTTCCTTTGGTAGCTGCAGTATGTTTTCTGCCCTGTACCCTGctcaaagcaaagatttttattaaaagctgaTAGTAATGTACTTGATTAGCAGAAAAACATAGCTTAATCTTGTCTAAAAGTATAAAACTACTgaatcttttctgtttcaattAAGAGTTAGGATGGCAGATGATAAATATCAATTCATAATTTAACCAAGCTACACAATTCACACTTATTCTAAACTTGAATTTAACGTCAATGCATAACTAAGTTTCACAGATTCCTTTGTTGTATTCATTAATATATACATATCTATaagtattacaaaaaatgtTATGTGCAACAAATGCAATTTCAGCTAATCGGAAATCTAAAGCACTACTGTCTATTGCTGTAACACACCATtcaaacagcaagaaagaaTTCAGAACAAGAGTGCTGAGGTTGAAAGC from the Gavia stellata isolate bGavSte3 chromosome 13, bGavSte3.hap2, whole genome shotgun sequence genome contains:
- the CTXN2 gene encoding cortexin-2; amino-acid sequence: MMSSNYCSNASASMSVNEMSAFPLTLEQKTGFAFVGILCVFLGLLIIRCFKILLDPYSSMPSSTWEDEVEGLDKGTFEYALA